One window of the Helicoverpa zea isolate HzStark_Cry1AcR chromosome 7, ilHelZeax1.1, whole genome shotgun sequence genome contains the following:
- the LOC124631669 gene encoding skin secretory protein xP2-like — MRHMLVAASLVALLAFAYAEEAKEAEKEVAVTDNKEAAADDKKHEKRGVFDIGLGYGHGGHGGFGGGFDGGFGGGYGGHDTHSHKTITVVKNVPVPYPVEKHIPYPVEKKVPVPVKVHVPAPYPVVKHVPYPVKEIVKVPVHVPQPYPVEKKVPYPVHVPVDRPVPVKVYVPQPYPVEKKVHVPVKVHVPAPYPVEKKVPYPVKVPVHVPAPYPVYKEVPYPVKVPVDRPYPVHIPKPVPYPVEKPVPYPVEKPVPYPVKVPVDRPVPVHVEKPVPYPVKVPVPAPYPVEKHIPYPVEKPVPYPVKVPVDRPYPVHIEKHVPVHVEKPVPYPVKVPVPVVIGHGHGHEYGHHDSY, encoded by the exons ATGAGGCACATG CTCGTGGCCGCCAGTCTGGTGGCTCTCTTGGCCTTCGCTTACGCCGAAGAAGCTAAGGAAGCAGAAAAAGAAGTGGCAGTGACCGATAACAAGGAAGCTGCGGCGGACGACAAGAAGCACGAGAAACGAGGAGTGTTCGACATCGGACTGGGCTACGGTCACGGCGGTCACGGAGGGTTCGGTGGTGGTTTCGATGGCGGCTTTGGCGGCGGTTACGGTGGACACGACACCCACTCCCACAAGACCATCACTGTGGTCAAGAACGTACCTGTTCCCTACCCCGTAGAGAAGCACATCCCCTACCCGGTAGAGAAGAAGGTTCCTGTGCCCGTCAAGGTGCACGTTCCCGCACCCTACCCCGTCGTCAAACACGTTCCTTACCCAGTCAAAGAGATCGTCAAGGTACCCGTGCATGTGCCCCAACCCTACCCCGTTGAGAAGAAGGTACCTTACCCCGTCCATGTGCCAGTAGACAGGCCCGTCCCCGTCAAGGTATACGTACCTCAGCCCTACCCCGTTGAGAAGAAGGTGCACGTACCCGTCAAGGTCCATGTGCCAGCTCCTTACCCAGTAGAAAAGAAGGTACCTTACCCCGTGAAGGTTCCAGTCCATGTGCCTGCCCCATACCCCGTGTACAAGGAAGTGCCTTACCCCGTCAAGGTCCCCGTTGACAGGCCTTACCCCGTGCACATTCCCAAGCCTGTGCCTTACCCAGTTGAGAAGCCAGTGCCTTACCCCGTAGAGAAGCCCGTCCCCTACCCCGTCAAGGTCCCAGTCGACCGCCCCGTGCCTGTGCACGTTGAGAAGCCAGTGCCCTACCCCGTGAAGGTGCCCGTGCCAGCGCCTTACCCCGTCGAGAAGCACATCCCCTACCCAGTGGAGAAGCCCGTGCCCTATCCCGTAAAGGTGCCCGTCGACAGGCCCTACCCAGTCCACATCGAGAAGCACGTGCCAGTCCATGTTGAGAAGCCCGTGCCTTACCCAGTGAAAGTACCAGTCCCCGTTGTTATCGGTCACGGACACGGCCACGAATATGGTCATCATGATAGCTACTAA